From the genome of Planctomycetota bacterium:
GCTCTGCGACTACGCGATGCCCGCCGGCTCCGGCCTGGATTGGCTGCCCAAGTTCGTGCACGCCCGCGTCGGCCCGGTGCTCCTGATGACCAGTCACGGCTCGGAGCGCATCGCCGCCAAGGCATTCCACAGCGGCGCCGCCGATTATCTCGTCAAAAGCGACTTCATCGAGCAGCCGATGATGCTCGCGCACGCCATCGCCCATGCCGCGCGGCGCTACCGTCTGGAGGAACTCAATCGCGAGCTCACGGGTCAGCTCAAGCAGGTCACGACGGATCTGGCGCGCAAGAACCGCCGGCTCTCGGAGCTGAGCGATGCGGCGCACGGGTTCGTCGACGACGTGGCGCACGATTTCCGCACGCCGTTGACCGTCGTGCAGGAATATGCGGCGATCATTGCGGACGAGCTCGACGGCCCGGTCAACGACAAGCAGCGGCAGCATCTGAACGTCATCATGGCCGCGGCGCGCGAAATGTCGCACATGGTCGACGATTTCCTGGACTCGACGCGCCTGCGCGTCGGCACGGTCCGGACCGATCGCCAGTCGCACCGGGTCGCCGACCTGATCGATCGGGCGATCCAGATGCTCACGCTTCAGGCCCGGTCGCGCCAGGTCACGCTCGAAACGCGCATCGCGCCGGATGTCAATCCCGTGTATGCCGACGGCGAGAAGATCCGTCGCGTGCTGATCAATCTCGCGTCCAATGCGATCAAAGTTTCGCCGCCCGGTTCGACCGTTTGTCTCGCCGCGGAACCTGATGCGTGCGGCGACGTGCGCGTGAGCGTCATCGATGCCGGGCCCGGTCTGGACGAAGCGCAGCGGGACCGCATCTTCGAGCGCTTCCATCAGGGCGACGCCGAAGGCGAGCACGAGCCGCATGGCGCCCGCGGCCTGGGGCTCGGTCTGAGCATCGTGCAGCAACTGGTGCAGCTCAATCTCGGCCGCGTCGCACTCGTCAGTCGTCGCGGAGAAGGCAGCACCTTTTCCATCACGCTCAGCGCCGACGAACCATCCCGCATCCTCCACAATTTTCTCCACAGCCGGCTTCACGCCGACGACAGCGCGGAACTGGGCGCGATCCGGTTCGGCGCCGCTGACGAAAATGAATTCGAGTCGCTTCACCGATTGCTCGCACACACCGGCGCCTCCTCCGAATTGATCCTGGCCCATCCCTCGCACCGGTCGGTGCTGGTCATCGGACGCTGGCCGTCGACGGCGGCGCGGGCGGAGGAACTGAATCAGACCATCGAGGCGTCCCGCCGGTCACGAGGACAGAGCGGGGCGTCTGTGCGTTTGAACATTCTGGGGTCCTGGCCGCTGAACGAATCGCATCGTGCGTTGCACGCGCAGCTCACCGCGGCGATCGAATGGAGTACTGATCATGCGTCCGTGCATACTGCTCATTGATGATGATGAACGCCTTGTCGCCGCGCTGCGCCTTCGACTTGAAGAGTCCGGCTTCGCCGTCGCCGCCGCCGCCGACGGCGCATCCGGTCTCGCCGCCGCCGCCGAGCATCGCCCCGGCGCGATCGTGCTTGATCTGCATCTGCCTGACCTGGACGGCTACGACGTTTGCCGCCGCCTCGCCGCCGACGTGTCGCTGGCGTCGATTCCTGTGATCGTGCTCTCGGGCAAGGACGATGCGCAGGCCCGCCGCGCCGCATTCGATGTCGGCGCGGCCGACTTCCTCGCCAAACCGTACAACTCGCTCGATGTCCTGGCCGCACTGCGCTCCGTCGTCAACATGGACGACACCGACGCGCCGGCGCGCCGCTCCGCCAGCGCCTGAGGCATGACTCCGTTTGTAACATCTGCGCCGCCTGCTCCGCCGCGCCAACCGTCGCATCACGACAAACGATCGACCCGCGCTTAACCGGCGGCGGGGCGGCGACGATGATGCACACGGACCCGGCGCGTCGACGAGGAGCAACGACATGGATCATTTCGTCACCGGTCGTTACGGACACTGGCCCGACGCCTCTTCGCAGAGCGGCCGCAGGATCGAAGCCGACGGGGTCGACGCGTGTCAGGACGCGCTGGACCTGCCCGGGTTCGAGTGGGCGGAGGACGCGGCGGCGGATCCGTGGGCCCATGCCGCTCAGCTCCCCAATCTCTTTGAGGAAATCCTCGAATCGACGCCCTTGCCGCCGATGCCTCCGCGGCAAAGGACCGTCCCGCACCCCCGCGGTGACCGCCGTTGATCGACCGCACCGTCCCCGGCCGATACTACAATGTCACCGCATGAATCCGACGCTTGCTGAACATATCGATGATCTGATCGCGCGCCATCTGAGCGACCTGGTCGCCTTGCGCCACGATCTGCATGCCCATCCGCAGCTCGGCTACAAGGAAACCTACGCCAGCGCCATGGTAAGGCGCGAGCTTGACGCGGCGGGCGTCGAATATGAAAAGGACATCGCCCAAACCGGCGTCGTCGGGCGCCTCGGCGACGGCGGCGGCGCGATCGGTCTGCGGGCTGACATGGACGCGCTGCCGATCGACGAGCAGACGATGCTGCCTTACGCTTCGCAGCACCCCGGCTGCATGCACGCCTGCGGACACGATGGGCACACCACGATCCTCATCGGCGCCGCCCGCGTCCTCAGCGAACTGCGCGATCAGTTGCCGCGCCCGGTGCGCTTCGTGTTTCAACCCGCCGAGGAAATCGGCGCGGGGGCCAAGCGCATGATCGAAGGCGGGGCGCTGAAGGATGTGAGCACGATGTTCGGACTGCACGGCGTGCCGATGCTGCCTGTGGGCGTGATGGCCAGTCGTTCCGGTCCGCTCATGGCCGCCCCCGCCGACTTCACCATCGAAGTGCGCGGCCGCGGGGGCCACGGCGCCATGCCGCACCTGTGCCATGACCCCATCGTCGCCGCCGCACAGATCGTCACCGCGCTTCAGACGATCATCACACGCGACCGCGATCCGGTGGACCCGGCCGTGATCAGCGTCGGCTCGCTGCACGCCGGCGAAGCGCCCAATGTCATTCCCGACACCGCGACGATTCGTGGCACGTATCGATTCATCACGCCCGCCACCGGTGTACTGCTGCGATCGCGCATGAACGAAGTCGCCGCGCAGATCGCCGCCGCGCACCGCTGCACCGCCCATGCGACTTTCGATCAGGGCTACCCCGTGCTCGTCAACGACCCGGGCGTCTGCGCCTACGCCATGAGCATCGCCCGGCGAACGCTCGGCGAAAAGGCCGTCATCGACCTGCCCGTCCCCGTCATGCCCGGCGAGGACTTCGCGTTTTACGGTCAGCACGTGCCCAGCTTCTTCGCCTTCATCGGCGTCCGCCCGCACGATCGCCAAGACTACCCCGGCCTGCACTCAAGCCAGTACGACTTCACCGACGCCGCCATCCCCGTCGGCATCCGACTCATGTGCGCCTGGGCCTTGAACGGCGGACCCTCGGCGTAATCCGGTCACATCGCCGAAACGACCGGCCTCGGCAGCCCCAGAAAATTCGCCAGCAGCATCGGCCCCTCGACCGTCAGAAAACTCTCGGGATGGAACTGCACGCCTTCGATCGGCGCCTTGTCCCATTTGCGCCGCATCCCCATCACCTCGCCCTCGGCCGTCCACGCGCTGATCTCCCACAAATCCGTCGGCACCGTCTCCCGCCGCACCACCAGACTGTGATACCGCGTCGCCTCGAACGGATTGCTCAGCCCCGCGAACACGCCCTTGCCGTCGTGATGGATCGGCGAAGTCTTGCCGTGCATCAGCCGGTAGTTCCGCTCGACGATCATGCCGTGCGTGAAGCCCATGCACTGATGCCCCAGGCACACGCCCAGAATCGGCACGCGCCCCTCGAAGCGCAGGATGATGTCGTTCGACACCCCGCCCTCCGCCGGCGTACACGGCCCGGGCGAGATGATGACCCGCTCCGGCTTCATCGCCTCCGCCTCGTCCGCCGAAATCTTGTCATTCCGCACCACGCGCAGATCCAGCGAAGCGTCAAGCTCGCCAATCCGCTGCACGAGGTTGTAGGTGAAGCTGTCGTAGTTGTCGATGAGAAGAATCATGGGAGAAGGGGGTCGGGGGTTAGGGGTTGGGGATCAGGGTTCTTCACGTAGGTTGGGTCCGCTACACTTGACCCATCCTACTCGCATAACGTCAAACCGCCACACGAGAAATCAATTCATTCTTCAAAATCGAAATGCACTGAAGATTCACACATTGTAATGCGTTTATCGTTTTTTGCATAGAATCGGCCAGGTTCCATTCTCTGCGTATTGATAGCGACGACTCGGATATTTCTAGCAACCGTCATTGACCCAATCACGAAAGCGATTCGTCCTTTCACCAACTTCGGTAAAGTTGATCCTAGAATACTTAAGCTCGCTGGCTCCATCTCTCGTACCCAATCGATGATTGGTTGCGAATCTAGGTCGACGGCAATTTTGTGAGCACATTCGTTGCGAATCTTGATCACTTTCGATGCTGTCCGAAATGTTTTTTCGTTAATCAGGCCACTCATGTATGCAACTTGCAACTTTACGGCAGCATTACCGAGTGGGCCCGTGGGTCGAAGCAGCATATCCGAAAGTTGAGCATTGTTTACCCAATAGGCACGCAGCAGTTCGGATACTGCATTGTCAATGTCGGCAGCTACGACCAGTACACAGCCGCGATCAGACTCCCCCTTTAGACGTTCGATGTACTCATCGTAATCTGCTGGAAATTCACCCGATGAATTGAGAATTAGTTCTGTTGACTCGTCAGTCATTGGTCTTCTTGATGTGGTTTTGCTCAAGTCTACACGTACATCTACGCCTTCCACATATACATGCCATTCTAGCAAGAAAGTCGGCCGCGAGCGGCTTCGCTAAACGGGGGGCGTCGGCGTGTCATTTACTCCGCACTCCGCATTCCCCGTTCCGCACTCGATTCACGCGGCGGGTTTCCAGTCGGCGACGCCGTCGAGGGTCACGAGGAACAGATCGTTCGTGATGGGGTAGGGCATCGAGCGGTAGTCGTCGTCGATGCGTTGCTGGAGGCGGTGGACGAAGTTGTCGGGCTCTTTGGGGAAGGCGATGAAGATATCGCGGGCGGGGATGGCGACGAGAAAGTTGCCGCCGAATTCGGGGGCGAGCTGCGGGTAGAGTCGGTCGAGCAGGAGGCGCGAGGCGTCGTAGCCGTCGCCCGTGTTGAACAGGGCGGCGGCGCCCTCGGCTCCCTGGAAAAGCTGAAGTTCGAGATTGGGGCGATAACCGGCCAGGTTCGTGCGGGCCATGGCGTCCAGGTCATCGAGCCCGATGCCCCAACGGATAAGCTGCTCCGTGGTGACGGGCGTGGCGGCGCCGTTGAGCTCGACCATGTAGAGAATCACGGTGTCGTTGATGTAGGGCTGGTGGGCGATGAGTTCGGGGCGCGTCGAGCGGAAGACGCCGTAACCATGAATCCGCGGCATCACCTTTGTCCGCACCACCTCCAGCGGCAGCGGCGTCTCTTCGAGCATCTGCACATTGCGCACCGCCTCGACGAACTCGGCGATCATCTCGTGCACCTTCGAGTCGTCCTTGAGGAAAGCGCGGTAGAGATCTTCGAGTCCGACGACGCGATCGTCGACGGTCATCTCCAGCGGGCCGGTGATGTGGATGGTCGAGCGGTCGTAGAGCTTGCGGAAGGAGCGTGCGACGTGCTCGGTGAAGGCCTCGGGTTCTTTGGGGACGTTGGGCATGACCTCTCTCCGGTCATTGTTACGTCGCCGGCGATGCCCACGTTCATCGCAGACATCTGATCCTATGCCCGATATCGGCACGCGGCGACGGATGGCTTGATCGGGAAATCACCGAGTCGGGCGTGACGCGGCTCATTGGGCCATGTTTTGGAGGGATTGGGGAATCTGGGGGCAGGCGCCCTTCTGCGAAGCGACGAAAGCGCCGAGATGATTGGCCATCGCGATCGTGCGGGGCCAGGGCCAGCGGTGCGTCACGCCATGCAATAGCGCCGCCGCCGTCGCATCGCCCGCGCCCACCGCGTCGCTCCCGCTCGTGTCCACGCTCACTGGCTCGCCCTCAAACTTCCCGCCGGGCGTATACACCACCACGCCGTCCGGCCCGCGCGTCAGCGCCAGCCAGTGCAGATCGAACCGCTTGAGAAGCGTCGCCGCCGCGTCGTCGAAACTGCCGCCGAGGTTGAATAGATCGTCGAGCGTGCGCAGCTCCGCCGTGTTGAGCTTGAGGGCCGTGGCGATCTCGCAGCTTCGCGTCAGACTTCGGCGATCGAAATAATCCTGCCGCAGGTTCACATCAAAAAGGCGCACCGCCTGTCGGGCCGTCTCGGCGAAACGGTAGATGTTGTTGCGCGACTGGGCCTCGCGCTGGGCCAGCGAACCGAAGCACACCGCATCGGTGCGCCGGGCCAGCGCATCCAGATCGGGGTCGTACTGAATGACGTCCCACGCGACATGGTTGACGATGTCATACGTCGGCTCGCCGTCCGGGCCGGTGCCGACGATGACGGTGCCGGTGGGGCGGTCGGGGTCGGTTTGCAGATAGTCGACGCTCATGCCGCGCTTGGTCAGTTCGTCGCGCACCTGTCGGCCCATGTCGTCCTGCCCGACGCGCGAGACGACAATGCCGTGGTTGCCGAGCTGCTGTGCATGCACCGCCACATTCAGCGGCGCGCCGCCCAGATGCGCTTCGTCACCGAAGACATCGAACAGCGCCTCCCCGAGGCCGACAATCGTGCGGGCATTGGCCATATGTCGGGCATTATACGGTTTGGCAATGGGGTGCACAGCCGCTACGATGCCCCGGCCAAAGGAAGCCCACCGCACGATGAGCAAATCAACGAACATCACCTGGCACGACGGCGTCGTCGGCCGCGAGGAGCGGCGGGAACTGCTCGGCCACACCGGCGCGACCCTCTGGTTCACCGGCCTCAGCGGCAGCGGCAAGTCCACCGTCGCCTGCGCCGTCGAGCAGGCGCTTTTGCATCAGCGCGTGCACAGCTACCGGCTCGACGGCGACAACGTCCGCTACGGGCTCAACAACAATCTGACCTTCTCCGCCGAGGACCGCACGGAAAACATCCGCCGCATCGGCGAGGTCGCCAAAC
Proteins encoded in this window:
- a CDS encoding response regulator, with translation MNQRASNLVSKVVVVDDDAEHQRIVRRAVETTAHLFSPEDAPARIVVCADPATAMAHLQTDGICVVLCDYAMPAGSGLDWLPKFVHARVGPVLLMTSHGSERIAAKAFHSGAADYLVKSDFIEQPMMLAHAIAHAARRYRLEELNRELTGQLKQVTTDLARKNRRLSELSDAAHGFVDDVAHDFRTPLTVVQEYAAIIADELDGPVNDKQRQHLNVIMAAAREMSHMVDDFLDSTRLRVGTVRTDRQSHRVADLIDRAIQMLTLQARSRQVTLETRIAPDVNPVYADGEKIRRVLINLASNAIKVSPPGSTVCLAAEPDACGDVRVSVIDAGPGLDEAQRDRIFERFHQGDAEGEHEPHGARGLGLGLSIVQQLVQLNLGRVALVSRRGEGSTFSITLSADEPSRILHNFLHSRLHADDSAELGAIRFGAADENEFESLHRLLAHTGASSELILAHPSHRSVLVIGRWPSTAARAEELNQTIEASRRSRGQSGASVRLNILGSWPLNESHRALHAQLTAAIEWSTDHASVHTAH
- a CDS encoding response regulator is translated as MRPCILLIDDDERLVAALRLRLEESGFAVAAAADGASGLAAAAEHRPGAIVLDLHLPDLDGYDVCRRLAADVSLASIPVIVLSGKDDAQARRAAFDVGAADFLAKPYNSLDVLAALRSVVNMDDTDAPARRSASA
- a CDS encoding amidohydrolase — translated: MMHTDPARRRGATTWIISSPVVTDTGPTPLRRAAAGSKPTGSTRVRTRWTCPGSSGRRTRRRIRGPMPLSSPISLRKSSNRRPCRRCLRGKGPSRTPAVTAVDRPHRPRPILQCHRMNPTLAEHIDDLIARHLSDLVALRHDLHAHPQLGYKETYASAMVRRELDAAGVEYEKDIAQTGVVGRLGDGGGAIGLRADMDALPIDEQTMLPYASQHPGCMHACGHDGHTTILIGAARVLSELRDQLPRPVRFVFQPAEEIGAGAKRMIEGGALKDVSTMFGLHGVPMLPVGVMASRSGPLMAAPADFTIEVRGRGGHGAMPHLCHDPIVAAAQIVTALQTIITRDRDPVDPAVISVGSLHAGEAPNVIPDTATIRGTYRFITPATGVLLRSRMNEVAAQIAAAHRCTAHATFDQGYPVLVNDPGVCAYAMSIARRTLGEKAVIDLPVPVMPGEDFAFYGQHVPSFFAFIGVRPHDRQDYPGLHSSQYDFTDAAIPVGIRLMCAWALNGGPSA
- a CDS encoding anthranilate/aminodeoxychorismate synthase component II (TrpG; with TrpE catalyzes the formation of anthranilate and glutamate from chorismate and glutamine; TrpG provides the glutamine amidotransferase activity) codes for the protein MILLIDNYDSFTYNLVQRIGELDASLDLRVVRNDKISADEAEAMKPERVIISPGPCTPAEGGVSNDIILRFEGRVPILGVCLGHQCMGFTHGMIVERNYRLMHGKTSPIHHDGKGVFAGLSNPFEATRYHSLVVRRETVPTDLWEISAWTAEGEVMGMRRKWDKAPIEGVQFHPESFLTVEGPMLLANFLGLPRPVVSAM
- a CDS encoding DUF1444 family protein, yielding MPNVPKEPEAFTEHVARSFRKLYDRSTIHITGPLEMTVDDRVVGLEDLYRAFLKDDSKVHEMIAEFVEAVRNVQMLEETPLPLEVVRTKVMPRIHGYGVFRSTRPELIAHQPYINDTVILYMVELNGAATPVTTEQLIRWGIGLDDLDAMARTNLAGYRPNLELQLFQGAEGAAALFNTGDGYDASRLLLDRLYPQLAPEFGGNFLVAIPARDIFIAFPKEPDNFVHRLQQRIDDDYRSMPYPITNDLFLVTLDGVADWKPAA
- a CDS encoding carbohydrate kinase, producing the protein MFVDLLIVRWASFGRGIVAAVHPIAKPYNARHMANARTIVGLGEALFDVFGDEAHLGGAPLNVAVHAQQLGNHGIVVSRVGQDDMGRQVRDELTKRGMSVDYLQTDPDRPTGTVIVGTGPDGEPTYDIVNHVAWDVIQYDPDLDALARRTDAVCFGSLAQREAQSRNNIYRFAETARQAVRLFDVNLRQDYFDRRSLTRSCEIATALKLNTAELRTLDDLFNLGGSFDDAAATLLKRFDLHWLALTRGPDGVVVYTPGGKFEGEPVSVDTSGSDAVGAGDATAAALLHGVTHRWPWPRTIAMANHLGAFVASQKGACPQIPQSLQNMAQ